The Deltaproteobacteria bacterium genome contains a region encoding:
- a CDS encoding phospholipase A — translation MRGMRFGAVVMLIFWEVLFCSVAISQEVDSVVRPSSLREGKRIFAKEEKHFAERVLEDLSESEGGSNEHVFLAVHERNFVLPLSYNTTPNESVSSVDNPDRLEIKFQFSAKVRLPEEAVSLVSEQLNRHIGIWFAYTNTSFWQAYNGDESSPFRETNHSPELFIDSLRKFEFFGVTNSLLRVGAVHQSNGKGGELSRSWNRVYAVAELAKDGLKFGIKPWYRIPETHDEGGSERDDNPDIHKYVGYGEMYLSYSYRCQEFSTMFRNNLRSENRSGIRVEYSPYSCSSMSPYFEYFYGYGESLIDHDQTMNRISLGFSF, via the coding sequence ATGCGCGGAATGAGATTTGGCGCGGTAGTCATGCTGATTTTTTGGGAAGTTCTGTTTTGCAGTGTGGCTATTTCACAGGAGGTTGATAGCGTCGTTCGCCCGTCATCCTTAAGGGAAGGGAAGCGAATTTTTGCAAAGGAAGAGAAGCACTTTGCCGAAAGAGTCTTGGAGGATTTGTCTGAGAGCGAAGGAGGCAGTAATGAGCATGTATTTCTTGCAGTGCATGAACGAAATTTTGTGCTTCCCCTTTCTTATAACACTACGCCAAACGAATCTGTGTCTAGCGTTGATAATCCGGATCGCTTGGAAATAAAGTTTCAGTTTAGTGCAAAGGTTAGACTTCCGGAGGAGGCGGTAAGTCTCGTTTCGGAGCAGTTAAATCGGCACATAGGTATCTGGTTTGCGTATACCAATACATCGTTTTGGCAGGCTTACAACGGCGATGAATCCTCGCCATTTAGGGAGACAAACCATAGTCCGGAGCTATTCATAGATTCGTTGCGCAAGTTCGAGTTTTTTGGCGTGACGAACAGTTTATTGCGAGTAGGTGCAGTGCATCAGTCGAATGGAAAAGGCGGAGAGCTTTCGCGAAGTTGGAACAGGGTTTATGCAGTGGCAGAGTTAGCGAAGGACGGTTTAAAGTTCGGCATAAAACCCTGGTACCGCATTCCCGAGACGCACGACGAAGGTGGTAGCGAGCGCGATGACAATCCGGATATACATAAGTATGTTGGTTATGGGGAGATGTACTTGTCTTACAGTTACAGATGTCAGGAGTTTTCTACAATGTTTAGAAATAACCTTCGAAGCGAAAACCGTAGCGGGATTCGCGTAGAGTATAGCCCATATTCTTGCTCTAGTATGTCTCCCTATTTCGAGTACTTTTATGGCTATGGCGAAAGCCTAATCGACCACGATCAGACGATGAACCGCATTAGCCTGGGGTTTAGTTTCTAG
- a CDS encoding Rieske (2Fe-2S) protein — protein sequence MFKRVLSLLALTSLLLFFLSCLLSCKPRHFVRPGGEFDLGEVRHLLFAKQYLIDKSMLVHRDKTGWRVLSGRCTYDGCDLTYQEDTMMCSCCYSEFKHTGEVIKGPAAHPLPWYEIRYKDNHLYANSGKTVNPNYRFTTDEIEKRLTELREQIGAEGVPEGIEIPEVLLGKDIDDLNTEDDDLEPLPDENLSNMTDTIHSSSDD from the coding sequence ATGTTCAAGAGAGTTCTTTCACTTTTAGCTCTAACGTCTCTGCTGCTGTTTTTTTTGTCGTGCCTACTATCTTGCAAGCCAAGGCATTTTGTTAGACCAGGTGGCGAATTTGATTTAGGTGAAGTTAGGCATCTGTTGTTTGCCAAACAGTACCTAATAGACAAATCCATGCTCGTCCATCGGGACAAAACGGGCTGGCGCGTTCTAAGCGGCAGATGCACGTATGACGGATGCGACCTTACTTACCAAGAAGACACTATGATGTGCAGTTGCTGCTATTCGGAGTTTAAACACACTGGAGAAGTCATCAAGGGCCCAGCCGCTCATCCCTTGCCTTGGTATGAAATCCGGTACAAGGACAACCACTTGTACGCTAACTCTGGCAAAACCGTTAACCCGAATTACCGCTTTACTACAGACGAAATCGAGAAGAGATTAACTGAGCTTCGAGAGCAAATTGGCGCTGAGGGAGTGCCGGAGGGCATAGAGATTCCCGAGGTCCTCCTCGGCAAAGACATAGACGATTTGAACACAGAAGATGACGACCTGGAGCCGCTACCGGATGAAAACCTTAGCAACATGACCGATACTATTCATTCTAGCTCAGATGATTAA
- the maf gene encoding septum formation protein Maf, translated as MTLILASASPRRASLLSSIGLKFDVIPSNVDESDIKTTSIMESIAKLAARKASTISALHPNAFVIAADTVVLVPSFATQEQWSKGGGRIFGKPVDTQDAFEMLNKLQGITHSVISGFCLANKSIDYCKSRTVQTDVEFSPMTPAEIRAYVASGEPEDKAGAYAIQGIGGAFIRKINGSYTNVVGLPMAEVIEELKACKISYLQYSTEKSAGPGE; from the coding sequence ATGACGCTCATTCTCGCTTCGGCGTCACCAAGGCGAGCTAGTCTATTAAGCTCCATCGGCTTAAAATTTGACGTAATTCCATCTAATGTGGATGAGTCTGATATAAAAACCACTTCAATAATGGAAAGCATAGCAAAGCTCGCAGCGAGGAAAGCTTCTACTATTTCTGCCTTACATCCAAATGCCTTTGTCATAGCAGCCGACACCGTTGTATTAGTTCCTAGCTTCGCAACACAAGAGCAATGGAGCAAGGGCGGAGGGAGAATTTTCGGAAAACCCGTCGATACACAAGACGCCTTTGAAATGCTAAATAAGCTACAGGGGATCACCCATTCTGTGATTAGTGGTTTTTGCCTTGCTAACAAGTCGATTGATTATTGCAAATCTAGAACCGTTCAAACTGATGTCGAATTCTCACCCATGACACCCGCTGAAATTAGAGCTTATGTCGCCAGCGGGGAGCCAGAAGACAAGGCTGGCGCGTACGCTATCCAAGGAATCGGCGGCGCCTTCATTCGAAAGATTAACGGCTCATATACAAACGTAGTCGGCCTGCCCATGGCAGAGGTAATAGAGGAACTTAAGGCGTGTAAAATTTCCTATCTACAATACTCTACAGAGAAATCAGCGGGGCCGGGCGAATAG
- the fliS gene encoding flagellar export chaperone FliS gives MYGKSAHKQYTSVQISTIDRGRLLLMMYDGGINFLKHAKSGLEAKDIKKFARFLSKGQAIIAELVNTLDFEKGGRIAKELDQLYDFMLYYLTEANLQKSPEKVQRVIDLLETIAGAYREIIESGRYLELLEQIELPKPEPVATPPVTTNSSKEEKNPIRPAPLISL, from the coding sequence ATGTACGGCAAATCTGCACATAAGCAATATACAAGCGTTCAAATTTCAACAATAGATCGTGGCCGCTTGTTGCTAATGATGTACGATGGCGGTATTAACTTTCTCAAGCATGCAAAGAGCGGCTTAGAAGCAAAAGACATTAAGAAGTTCGCTCGGTTTTTAAGCAAAGGGCAAGCAATTATTGCCGAACTAGTAAATACCCTAGATTTTGAAAAAGGTGGGCGCATAGCTAAAGAGCTGGATCAACTTTACGATTTCATGTTGTACTATCTAACTGAGGCAAATCTACAAAAAAGCCCAGAAAAAGTTCAACGCGTCATAGACCTTTTAGAGACTATAGCTGGCGCTTATAGAGAGATTATTGAGAGTGGCAGATATTTAGAATTGCTCGAGCAGATAGAATTGCCGAAGCCTGAGCCGGTTGCGACGCCGCCCGTCACTACAAATAGTTCCAAGGAAGAAAAGAATCCTATTCGCCCGGCCCCGCTGATTTCTCTGTAG
- the fliD gene encoding flagellar filament capping protein FliD: MSVIKFSGLASGIDSVSLIDAIIEAREAANVHRREEIELLESTNDSLEELNTKILALNELIDRFRTANGGGIEKKATSSDSTAVTAIAGSNAVNASYDISVTSVADTASGSMYKSAGSYASTSAVFSATTGVLSVDVGLGADKVSVTASVTGASTTIQEVVDALNADSDASGRVVASLVNTGTEASPAYQIMLNTLETGTQLGYLDIDPTSVFAADVSKTASQATNAQFTLSGLNGTITRESNIISDVVTGVTFNLIKADSASITISNDEDSSAELVGEIVDSFNDIVEFINENDTVTRVEDENQTDNIYGSLAKTSVDNDLVSFFRERLVAAESTNGTVVTSMSELGISTNRDGSLSFDADEFKSQVAQDALGASEVLTDFADNVAGVDGILYEFTKYNGFIDLAVQSNASQIENLNSAISQLERTTAKLRENLEGQFSRLETVMGKLQNTQQALSGILGGL, translated from the coding sequence ATGTCTGTAATTAAGTTTTCTGGACTAGCGTCCGGTATAGACTCAGTTTCACTCATAGATGCCATCATCGAGGCAAGAGAAGCCGCCAATGTTCATAGGCGCGAGGAGATAGAACTTTTAGAGAGCACAAATGATTCACTAGAAGAGCTAAATACCAAAATCCTGGCACTTAATGAGCTTATCGATCGCTTCAGGACGGCAAACGGTGGAGGCATAGAGAAAAAGGCCACCAGCTCCGATTCCACAGCCGTTACAGCCATTGCCGGTTCTAATGCCGTCAACGCTTCCTACGATATTTCGGTTACCTCTGTGGCTGATACGGCAAGTGGCTCAATGTACAAATCGGCTGGAAGTTATGCATCCACTAGTGCCGTGTTTTCCGCGACAACTGGGGTTCTCAGTGTAGATGTTGGCCTTGGTGCTGACAAAGTTTCGGTTACTGCTAGCGTAACTGGTGCAAGTACTACAATCCAGGAAGTGGTAGATGCGCTCAATGCAGATTCGGATGCCAGTGGCAGAGTTGTAGCTAGCTTGGTAAACACTGGAACTGAGGCTAGCCCCGCATATCAGATAATGCTCAATACACTTGAAACAGGTACGCAGCTTGGTTATCTCGACATCGATCCGACCTCTGTTTTTGCAGCTGATGTATCTAAAACTGCTTCGCAAGCCACCAATGCGCAGTTTACTCTGAGTGGCTTAAACGGCACAATCACCCGCGAGAGCAATATTATAAGCGATGTAGTAACTGGAGTGACGTTCAATCTGATAAAAGCGGACAGCGCTAGTATCACAATTTCTAACGACGAAGACAGCTCGGCTGAGCTAGTAGGTGAAATAGTTGATTCCTTTAACGACATCGTCGAGTTCATAAATGAAAACGATACCGTTACTCGAGTAGAAGATGAAAATCAGACCGATAATATATACGGCTCTTTAGCAAAGACCAGCGTAGACAATGATTTAGTATCTTTCTTTAGGGAGAGACTAGTAGCGGCGGAGTCTACTAATGGAACAGTTGTTACGAGTATGTCCGAACTCGGGATATCTACGAACAGGGACGGAAGTTTGAGCTTCGATGCCGACGAGTTTAAGTCTCAGGTAGCGCAGGACGCTTTAGGTGCTTCGGAGGTTCTCACGGACTTTGCCGATAATGTGGCAGGTGTTGATGGTATATTATATGAGTTTACGAAGTATAACGGTTTTATAGATTTGGCGGTACAATCCAATGCCTCACAAATAGAAAATCTAAATAGCGCCATTTCTCAACTCGAAAGGACGACGGCTAAACTTAGAGAGAATCTAGAGGGACAGTTTTCTCGCCTGGAGACAGTTATGGGAAAACTTCAAAATACCCAACAGGCACTTAGTGGAATTTTAGGCGGATTGTAA